A part of Amphiprion ocellaris isolate individual 3 ecotype Okinawa chromosome 16, ASM2253959v1, whole genome shotgun sequence genomic DNA contains:
- the fam83b gene encoding protein FAM83B, with translation MDSPEFSLLSSLRGEFKSEDYIQPHYKEAYRLAIDCLVKDGRDGYQEFLKGERVGSFLSEDEILFITANAQQLPPQNHAEETNGALDTQSSSGTYWPVHSDVATPDLDLGWPEVMHEKLQTNIDLLYHPPRQNSPTVKEVIRKRIQEARQVVAIVMDMFTDVDIFKETVEASIRGVPVYVLLDDFHLKSFLKMAENQDVKLQQLRNMRVRTVKGQDYLCRSGAKFHGAMGQKFLLVDCHTAIYGSYSFTWSFEKINLSMVQVITGHLVKSYDEEFRTLYARSTVPAELRSSEALFQRNGPHGFLPTSHSAPRIERSDQLRHTLDTVYRKTCERNFGSRRFEDRLLEEEDSTLGPIIENGIGVHNHMPQFHSPDTMNFLKRHSYAGERQDGFTPQNIRPRGSNWNISRDTVNGPNNYAMDNYLQVPQIHRGQNIRQSYNGNDKRVLSMQQNMPTLENTSKSFMRTWRIESYLKNPDVSFGSSCDYLDQFEQQDKANNFMQGRMRSSLVFRSTIPEQMEPNTHINNTPAGLSPSAATNTPFHYSSMQWSPTDNRVNNEEFMLKRQNSQILDDFHSNAGYGPGRNSYHSTYASLGRNKGTQIITNPDILTDSWNKRHSVADPRSNTEDTHEPSGHMHGAFTRKQVNRSTAGINEHNGGYRSNLNEDQRSVSHYDVKSITSTKSPNAHIWQDPPCRTVSAAALDVNSKDSKDKSSSAGSHSSQHFLKKSSKKIKSLLNIPEKKEDSIRAMEAPSLRSGESTDTLTAEDDEKTSYGGQKLHHSTTSSIRSSSRFQRNGLEDDHLKSSKPRFRTEELQDLPQMCLPKTSTQKKPAVLDKGVRSGLDAGSWSKDRGPENRMYSRFESFCSLEKKHHLRSMHSFGNTHSQEKTKSSSKGEIATEHSFSRASRGQHENKLEKFFHRMGNLINKNK, from the exons ATGGATTCTCCAGAGTTCTCCCTATTATCGTCCTTAAGGGGAGAGTTTAAATCAGAGGATTACATCCAACCTCACTATAAGGAGGCTTATCGCCTGGCCATCGACTGCCTGGTGAAAGACGGCAGAGACGGTTACCAGGAGTTTCTCAAGGGAGAACGTGTCGGGAGCTTCCTGTCTGAGGATGAGATTCTCTTCATCACTGCAAACGCACAGCAGCTACCACCTCAAAACCATGCAGAGGAAACCAACGGAGCACTAGACACTCAATCATCCTCAGGGACGTACTGGCCTGTCCACTCAGATGTGGCCACACCGGATTTGGACTTGGGCTGGCCGGAGGTCATGCACGAAAAGCTGCAGACAAATATAGATCTGCTTTATCATCCCCCCAGACAAAACAGTCCAACTGTCAAAGAGGTGATCCGAAAGCGCATTCAAGAAGCAAGACAG GTTGTTGCCATTGTGATGGACATGTTCACTGATGTAGACATATTCAAAGAAACTGTCGAAGCTTCTATACGTGGAGTCCCAGTCTATGTGCTTTTGGATGATTTCCATTTGAAAAGTTTCCTCAAAATGGCTGAAAATCAAGACGTAAAACTTCAACAACTAAGA AACATGAGGGTGCGCACCGTGAAAGGTCAGGATTACCTCTGTCGATCAGGAGCTAAATTTCACGGGGCAATGGGGCAGAAGTTTCTTTTAGTCGACTGCCACACTGCGATTTATGGCTCATAcag CTTCACTTGGTCGTTCGAGAAGATCAATCTGAGCATGGTTCAGGTCATCACAGGCCATCTGGTGAAGTCCTACGATGAGGAGTTTCGAACACTCTACGCCCGCTCGACTGTGCCAGCTGAACTGCGTTCCTCAGAAGCCTTGTTTCAACGCAACGGACCACATGGGTTTCTGCCGACATCTCATTCTGCACCTAGAATTGAGCGCAGCGACCAGTTGAGACACACTCTGGACACAGTCTATCGGAAGACCTGCGAAAGGAACTTTGGCTCCAGACGTTTTGAGGACAGGCTACTTGAAGAGGAGGATAGCACTCTTGGGCCTATAATTGAGAATGGCATCGGCGTTCACAATCACATGCCCCAATTTCATTCTCCAGACACAATGAATTTCTTGAAAAGGCACAGCTATGCTGGCGAGAGACAAGATGGGTTCACCCCACAGAACATCAGGCCAAGAGGTAGCAACTGGAATATATCTAGAGATACAGTAAACGGACCAAACAACTATGCTATGGATAATTATTTACAAGTGCCGCAGATACACAGAGGTCAAAACATACGTCAGTCCTACAATGGTAATGACAAACGGGTTCTATCAATGCAGCAGAACATGCCAACACTAGAGAATACATCCAAGTCATTCATGCGCACATGGAGGATTGAATCTTACCTTAAAAACCCCGATGTCTCTTTCGGGAGCTCTTGTGACTATTTGGACCAGTTTGAACAACAGGACAAAGCAAACAACTTCATGCAAGGAAGGATGAGGTCCTCTCTTGTTTTCAGGTCCACCATACCTGAACAAATGGAGCCAAACACGCACATAAACAACACTCCCGCTGGTCTGAGCCCCTCAGCAGCCACAAACACACCATTTCACTACTCATCGATGCAGTGGAGTCCAACCGACAACAGAGTAAATAATGAAGAGTTCATGTTAAAGAGGCAAAATTCACAGATTTTGGATGACTTTCACAGTAATGCAGGTTATGGTCCAGGTAGAAACTCTTACCACTCCACATATGCCAGCTTAGGCAGAAATAAGGGCACACAGATCATCACAAACCCTGATATCCTGACTGACAGTTGGAACAAAAGGCATAGCGTGGCAGATCCGAGATCAAACACTGAGGACACGCATGAACCATCAGGTCACATGCATGGAGCTTTTACAAGGAAGCAAGTGAATAGAAGCACTGCAGGAATCAATGAACATAATGGGGGATATAGGTCAAATCTGAATGAAGATCAGAGGTCTGTCTCTCATTATGATGTCAAGAGTATTACAAGCACAAAGAGCCCCAATGCTCACATTTGGCAGGATCCGCCATGCAGGACTGTGTCTGCAGCAGCCCTGGATGTGAATAGCAAGGATTCGAAAGACAAATCTAGCAGTGCGGGCTCTCACTCATCTCAGCATTTCCTTAAGAAGAGCTccaagaaaataaaatccttGTTGAACATACCAGAGAAAAAAGAGGATTCGATCAGAGCCATGGAAGCACCGAGTCTCAGATCAGGTGAAAGCACAGACACCTTAACTGCCGAGGATGACGAGAAAACATCGTACGGGGGACAAAAACTTCACCACAGCACAACCAGCTCAATCAGGTCCTCTTCACGGTTTCAGAGGAACGGGTTGGAGGACGACCATTTGAAGTCTTCAAAGCCACGATTCAGAACAGAGGAGCTGCAAGATCTACCGCAGATGTGTCTCCCCAAAACTAGCACCCAAAAGAAACCCGCCGTTCTCGACAAAGGCGTGAGGTCCGGCCTTGACGCAGGCAGCTGGAGCAAAGATCGAGGACCTGAGAATCGCATGTACAGCCGGTTCGAGTCTTTCTGCTCATTGGAAAAGAAACACCATCTACGCAGTATGCACAGCTTTggaaacacacactctcaggaGAAAACCAAAAGCTCTTCTAAAGGTGAGATAGCTACTGAACACAGCTTTAGTCGGGCTTCACGAGGGCAACACGAGAATAAGCTGGAGAAATTCTTTCACAGAATGGGAAATCTCATAAACAAGAACAAGTAG